A genomic region of Helicoverpa zea isolate HzStark_Cry1AcR chromosome 8, ilHelZeax1.1, whole genome shotgun sequence contains the following coding sequences:
- the LOC124632626 gene encoding serine-rich adhesin for platelets-like yields the protein MKITIAFLVIISLCFAWQVYATANCTATGPGRYREPTDTACKNYTLCVYISANNTYLAYNYVCPTTSLFNPNAGLCTSNYTCTTAAGSFQMLSVCAWQAHAVVNCTATGAGRQADPDDATCKNYTLCVYVSSTNSYVSYNYVCPTTSLFSPTLAQCTSTYTCTANTTNTTTSVCTADGFIADPNSSNCSSYIECVNINGTYTETTYTCPDTTFYNPNTTLCDATYNCTTTSTFSCTAAGRFANTDDTTCQSYYYCVLLASGAYTQYNYTCPSTSLFNPNSAQCTATYTCTNLLCSMWVVQAAVDCRSKGAGRFADPDDDKCKNYTLCIYVKTSDSYLAYNAVCPSISLFNPHVSRCTAPSNYKFNMLRRINVAVFLLFIAVWTTNAATTQTSSSDRQSSSDRINLSNSTGYITNVTSVVISTASKSANISDASTIEDGSITFSANTTENSVIENVASAVNTSNVEATSEANVTTTLLSNSTIDNSNLTISTNTLTTLTSSSTNSTNATSALSVERSLNTTDQLQMNIEKISDNSTENSTLDSLSLSNKTFSFDTAEYTNLTETSDSSILTNSNFVNSTNITDTSSSSVSSDYLVSLDVNTTSFANSTYIADGTNSTSFLDLEETDISDTTNSSRSANITGQNIYNSSASNIEISNITITQDASNISTINSASSIDSTYELASINSVNSTENETSSSSQTLNLFTLTNSLKENTSLATYDTYISNTLNTTVSSNTTSGSEDETSENSIKSTSDSKSDTSNITTSIDRTDNASAQSTRNTSEILTSTNTSDSQAVSSLKANYSSNLTNSSENENSANLTEALDSSILKTNNSTSSLNEENVYNSSYTTGVSISSLANSTSFVDSEFDLDSKNASGTSNATEISTSETLNSTISTDNTHYAGASNFTTTVESSNINNLQGSTVSLKSDALYSSNSSLAFDITNSNNLTDILDSSILKIERSVNSSNTEDTDNISSLETAVKSGTSNTTVSNKSAIQTKVNDFLRSSNTTDVLTSEAIISLNSTAVSDLLNSTYTVINTELSNSVSDSSNTTNIIENLSNSTSTTTSARSSSTSLPTSSSNSSSSVESSESATSNINNSVSSLAIQNTTTSISTEDIETTYSTDTMALKNSTSVIDTEIDTITKNNTGTTVTTVTTDSADNSTVTTIVTTNMTITINDDLTNITEVIVVTNITSNTNTTEDTITSDITDKITTVIFTNTTIITTIFDGNETTVTTSTLNSTDIIVTTSVNDSTNSTATIISRNDTDRTTSVRTSNVSNKTLSSESTNTTTLLRVLNDTESTDTDDSSGNNTNSTTFCTSQGYFADPSSTNCTSYIECIEDGDEYTETAYTCPDSSLYNPNTTLCDFDYECPIDSNNSTDTSDTDDSSTNNTNSTTFCTSQGYFADPSSTNCTSYIECIEDGDEYTETAYTCPDNSLYNPNTTLCDFDYECPTDSNNSTNTADTGDSSTNSTNSTTFCTSQGYFADPSSTNCTSYIECIEDGDEYTETAYTCPDSSLYNPNTTLCDFDYVCPTDSDGSDDSFTCSTSGRFANSADTFCQNYYSCVQLANGTFVLSEYTCPTGSVFDPTNKYCTTNYVCAS from the exons ATGAAGATCACTATTGCTTTTCTTGTGATTATT AGCCTGTGCTTCGCGTGGCAAGTATACGCGACTGCCAACTGCACGGCAACGGGCCCCGGGCGTTACAGGGAGCCAACTGATACTGCCTGCAAGAACTACACCCTGTGTGTCTACATAAGTGCCAACAACACATACTTGGCATACAATTATGTGTGTCCCACGACTTCTCTCTTCAACCCTAACGCGGGACTCTGTACCAGTAATTATACTTGTACCACCGCAGCTGG CTCATTTCAG ATGCTGTCGGTATGCGCATGGCAGGCGCACGCCGTCGTCAACTGCACGGCCACTGGCGCCGGCCGTCAAGCCGACCCCGACGACGCGACCTGCAAGAACTACACGCTCTGCGTCTACGTCAGCAGCACCAACAGCTACGTCTCCTACAACTACGTGTGCCCCACTACGTCACTCTTCAGCCCCACCCTCGCCCAGTGCACCTCCACATACACCTGTACTGCCAACACCACCAACACAACCACATCAGTCTGCACAGCCGACGGTTTCATCGCAGACCCCAACTCCTCAAACTGCTCCTCTTACATAGAATGTGTGAACATCAACGGAACTTATACCGAAACCACTTACACCTGCCCTGATACTACTTTCTACAATCCTAATACAACTCTCTGTGATGCTACTTATAATTGTACGACTACTAGTACTTTCTCGTGTACGGCTGCTGGTAGATTTGCCAATACTGATGATACAACGTGTCAGAGTTACTATTACTGCGTACTCCTAGCTAGTGGGGCCTACACTCAGTACAATTATACCTGTCCTAGTACTTCGTTGTTCAACCCCAATAGTGCGCAATGTACGGCAACTTATACTTGTACTAAT ttGTTATGCAGTATGTGGGTTGTGCAAGCAGCCGTCGATTGCAGATCAAAAGGTGCTGGTCGATTTGCAGACCCGGATGacgacaaatgtaaaaactacACTCTATGCATTTACGTGAAGACCTCAGACAGCTATCTGGCGTACAACGCCGTCTGTCCGAGCATATCGCTGTTCAACCCTCACGTGTCCAGATGCACTGCGCCTTCCAACTAC aaattcAACATGCTAAGAAGGATTAATGTAGCTGTTTTCCTC CTTTTTATCGCAGTATGGACCACAAACGCAGCTACCACTCAGACATCTTCAAGCGACAGGCAATCATCATCTGATAGAATCAATTTATCAAACTCAACTGGGTACATAACAAATGTGACTTCTGTTGTTATATCAACCGCTTCAAAAAGTGCAAACATCAGTGATGCGTCAACCATTGAAGATGGATCTATCACATTTTCTGCTAACACAACGGAAAATTCTGTCATAGAGAATGTTGCCAGTGCAGTCAATACTTCGAATGTTGAAGCCACTTCAGAAGCTAATGTTACAACGACACTGTTGTCCAATTCTACGATAGACAACTCTAACCTCACGATATCTACGAATACTTTGACCACACTAACTTCGAGCTCAACTAATTCTACAAATGCAACTTCAGCTCTGTCTGTTGAGAGGTCACTGAATACAACAGACCAATTACAAATGAATATAGAGAAGATCTCTGATAACAGTACAGAAAATTCCACATTGGATTCTTTGAGTTTATCTAATAAGACATTTAGTTTTGATACAGCAGAGTATACAAATTTAACGGAAACGTCGGATTCCTCTATTTTAACTAACTCAAATTTTGTTAATAGTACAAATATTACAGACACTTCAAGTTCATCTGTATCTTCCGACTACTTAGTATCTCTTGATGTAAATACAACAAGCTTCGCGAACTCTACGTATATTGCAGATGGAACAAATTCAACAAGTTTTCTGGACTTAGAAGAGACAGATATTTCAGACACTACGAATTCTTCCCGATCAGCAAACATCACTgggcaaaatatttataattcctCAGCAAGTAACATAGAAATTTCTAATATTACCATAACTCAAGATGCTTCTAACATATCGACTATAAATTCAGCAAGCTCAATAGATTCAACTTATGAATTAGCTTCAATAAATTCAGTAAATTCAACGGAAAACGAGACTTCGTCATCTTCACAAACATTAAATTTGTTTACTTTGACAAATAGTTTAAAAGAGAATACGTCTTTGGCGACATATGATACTTATATTTCCAACACATTGAATACAACAGTGTCATCTAATACGACTTCTGGTTCAGAAGATGAAACTTCAGAAAATTCAATTAAGTCTACGAGCGATTCCAAATCAGATACATCAAATATTACAACATCGATTGATCGAACAGACAATGCCAGCGCACAGTCCACACGAAATACTTCAGAAATCCTCACATCCACAAATACAAGTGATTCCCAAGCCGTTTCTAGTTTGAAAGCTAATTATTCGTCCAATCTGACAAACAGTTCTGAAAATGAGAATTCTGCTAATTTGACAGAAGCTTTAGATTCctctattttgaaaacaaataattctACAAGTAGTTTAaatgaagaaaatgtttataattCATCATATACAACGGGTGTTTCAATATCATCGTTAGCGAACTCTACAAGTTTTGTAGATTCTGAGTTTGATTTGGATTCAAAAAACGCGTCTGGAACATCGAATGCAACAGAAATATCTACATCAGAAACTTTAAATTCAACTATTTCTACGGATAACACGCACTATGCAGGAGCTTCAAACTTTACTACAACTGTCGAAAGTAGTAACATTAACAATTTGCAAGGTTCTACAGTTTCTTTAAAATCAGACGCTCTTTACTCTTCGAATTCATCATTAGCGTTTGATATTaccaattcaaataatttaacagaTATTTTGGATAGTTCTATATTGAAAATTGAGCGTTCAGTAAATTCAAGTAACACAGAAGATACGGACAATATTTCTAGCTTAGAAACTGCTGTGAAATCAGGCACATCAAACACTACAGTTTCAAATAAGTCAGCAATTCAGACCAAAGTGAATGATTTCTTACGTTCAAGTAATACGACTGATGTCTTAACTTCAGAGGCgataatttctttaaattcaacagCAGTGTCAGATTTATTGAATTCAACTTATACAGTTATTAATACGGAGTTATCAAATTCTGTAAGTGATAGTTCAAACACTACCAATATAATTGAAAATTTATCAAACTCTACATCTACTACAACTAGTGCACGATCCTCGAGTACGTCATTACCCACAAGTAGTTCGAATTCAAGTAGTTCCGTAGAATCTTCTGAATCTGCAACATCTAATATCAATAACTCTGTAAGCTCATTAGCTATTCAGAATACTACAACTTCAATATCAACCGAAGATATAGAAACAACTTATTCTACGGATACCATGGCTCTTAAAAATTCCACTAGTGTTATAGACACGGAAATCGAcacaattacaaaaaataacactGGAACAACAGTAACTACAGTCACTACGGATAGTGCTGATAACTCGACCGTAACAACAATTGTAACTACAAATATGACTATAACAATTAACGATGATCTAACAAATATAACAGAAGTTATTGTTGTGACCAACATAACAAGTAACACCAATACTACAGAAGATACGATTACTAGTGACATCACCGACAAAATAACTACCGTTATTTTTACGAACACTACAATAATAACAACGATTTTTGATGGAAACGAAACTACGGTAACCACTTCAACATTGAACAGTACTGACATTATTGTAACTACGTCTGTTAATGACTCAACAAATTCTACAGCGACCATCATTTCTAGAAACGATACCGATAGAACTACTTCCGTGAGAACTTCTAATGTTTCCAATAAGACACTCAGTAGTGAATCAACGAATACGACAACATTACTAAGAGTTTTAAATGATACAGAAAGTACTGATACTGACGATTCATCTGGCAATAACACAAATTCTACTACGTTCTGCACCTCACAAGGTTACTTCGCAGATCCTAGTTCCACGAATTGCACTTCTTACATTGAATGTATTGAAGACGGAGACGAGTACACCGAAACGGCATACACTTGTCCCGACAGTTCCCTTTATAACCCTAATACAACTTTGTGCGATTTTGACTACGAATGTCCAATCGATTCAAACAATTCAACTGATACTTCCGACACCGATGATTCATCTACCAACAACACAAATTCTACTACGTTCTGCACCTCACAAGGTTACTTCGCAGATCCTAGTTCCACGAATTGCACTTCTTACATTGAATGTATTGAAGACGGAGACGAGTACACCGAAACGGCATACACCTGTCCCGATAATTCCCTTTATAATCCTAATACAACCTTGTGCGATTTTGACTACGAATGTC
- the LOC124632468 gene encoding uncharacterized protein LOC124632468: MMDRIVIPLLLLCSMWVVQAAVDCRSKGAGRFADPDDDKCKNYTLCIYVKTSDSYLAYNAVCPSISLFNPHVSRCTAPSNYVCNRTIPLPNPVHTTTCTYDGFIADPEPTNCTTYIQCVKIKGEFTQLRHRCPRTTFFNPNTTLCESNYTCTKFQCTTPGRIANLADFTCRKYYYCVQLFNGTFAQFNYSCPENSFFNPATKLCTTQYVCR; encoded by the exons ATGATGGACCGAATCGTCATTCCTTTATTG ttGTTATGCAGTATGTGGGTTGTGCAAGCAGCCGTCGATTGCAGATCAAAAGGTGCTGGTCGATTTGCAGACCCGGATGacgacaaatgtaaaaactacACTCTATGCATTTACGTGAAGACCTCAGACAGCTATCTGGCGTACAACGCCGTCTGTCCGAGCATATCGCTGTTCAACCCTCACGTGTCCAGATGCACTGCGCCTTCCAACTACGTATGCAACCGGACCATCCCTTTGCCCAACCCTGTGCACACCACTACTTGTACCTACGACGGGTTCATCGCAGATCCTGAGCCGACCAATTGCACTACTTACATTCAGTGTGTTAAAATCAAAGGTGAATTTACTCAATTGAGGCATCGTTGCCCTCGGACGACGTTCTTCAATCCAAATACGACATTATGTGAGTCAAATTACACCTGTACGAAGTTTCAGTGTACTACTCCCGGGAGGATAGCTAATTTGGCAGACTTTACCTGTCGAAAGTATTATTACTGTGTGCAATTGTTTAACGGGACTTTTGCTCAATTTAACTACAGCTGTCCTGAAAATTCATTTTTCAATCCAGCAACTAAATTGTGTACCACACAATATGTGTGTCGGTAA